Proteins encoded by one window of Lathyrus oleraceus cultivar Zhongwan6 chromosome 1, CAAS_Psat_ZW6_1.0, whole genome shotgun sequence:
- the LOC127075300 gene encoding probable 3-hydroxyisobutyrate dehydrogenase, mitochondrial isoform X2, whose protein sequence is MTLSMVSLQNVGFIGLGNMGSRMANNLIKAGFKLIVHDKNSDVLEMFSQMGVPTKKTPYEVSEASDVVITMLPSSAHVIDVYTGPNGLLHGGKLIRPWLLIDSSTIDPQTSRNLSATISNYILKEKKGDWEMPVKLDAPVSGSIIAAEAGTLTFMVGGSEEALLAAKSLFLSMGKSTIYCGGAGSGSAAKICNNLALAVSMLGISEALALGQSLGVSASSLTEIFNCSSARCWSSDTYNPVPGLMEGVPSSRDYNGGFASKLMAKDLNLAVESAKLAGCKYPLTSQAQEIYTELCNGGHDTKDFSCAFRHYYSGMDEPLDN, encoded by the exons ATGACACTGTCTATGGTTTCACTTCAGAATGTTGGATTCATTGGCCTTGGAAACATGGGATCACGAATGGCGAATAATCTAATCAAAGCTGGATTCAAACTTATAGTTCATGACAA AAACTCTGATGTTCTTGAGATGTTCTCTCAGATGGGAGTTCCTACAAAGAAAACGCCATATGAAGTTTCTGAAGCAAGTGATGTTGTAATTACAATGTTACCTTCTTCGGCTCAT GTGATTGATGTTTATACTGGACCAAATGGTTTGCTTCATGGTGGGAAACTCATAAGGCCTTGGTTATTGATAGATTCGTCCACAATCGATCCACAAACTTCAAGAAATCTGTCTGCTACAATATCTAACTATATTCTAAAAGAAAAGAAAG GTGATTGGGAAATGCCTGTCAAGTTGGATGCTCCTGTTTCTGGAAGCATAATTGCAGCAGAAGCTGGAACACTTACTTTCATG GTTGGTGGCTCTGAGGAAGCACTTCTCGCCGCAAAATCCTTATTCCTTTCAATGGGTAAAAGTACAATATATTGTGGAGGAGCAGGCAGTGGTTCT GCTGCAAAAATCTGTAACAATTTGGCTTTGGCTGTGAGCATGCTGGGAATATCAGAAGCCCTTGCTCTAGGCCAGTCTCTAGGTGTTTCTGCTAGCTCCTTGACAGAGATATTTAACTGCTCCAGCGCTCGCTGTTGGAGTAG TGATACTTACAATCCAGTTCCTGGACTGATGGAAGGAGTGCCCTCTTCAAGAGATTATAATGGAGGATTTGCATCTAAGCTTATG GCCAAAGACTTGAACCTAGCCGTGGAGTCAGCTAAGCTGGCTGGATGTAAATACCCTCTAACATCTCAAGCTCAAGAGAT ATATACAGAGCTCTGCAATGGAGGACATGACACAAAAGACTTTTCATGTGCATTTCGTCATTATTACTCAGGAATGGACGAACCTCTTGACAACTAA
- the LOC127075300 gene encoding probable 3-hydroxyisobutyrate dehydrogenase, mitochondrial isoform X1: MKFCRLRSLLSLAKCNSQTFPPTTPRTFSSTNHHLQNVGFIGLGNMGSRMANNLIKAGFKLIVHDKNSDVLEMFSQMGVPTKKTPYEVSEASDVVITMLPSSAHVIDVYTGPNGLLHGGKLIRPWLLIDSSTIDPQTSRNLSATISNYILKEKKGDWEMPVKLDAPVSGSIIAAEAGTLTFMVGGSEEALLAAKSLFLSMGKSTIYCGGAGSGSAAKICNNLALAVSMLGISEALALGQSLGVSASSLTEIFNCSSARCWSSDTYNPVPGLMEGVPSSRDYNGGFASKLMAKDLNLAVESAKLAGCKYPLTSQAQEIYTELCNGGHDTKDFSCAFRHYYSGMDEPLDN; the protein is encoded by the exons ATGAAGTTTTGCAGGTTGAGATCTCTGCTTTCTCTTGCCAAATGCAATTCTCAAACCTTCCCACCAACAACACCACGCACTTTCTCTTCAACCAATCATCACTTGCAG AATGTTGGATTCATTGGCCTTGGAAACATGGGATCACGAATGGCGAATAATCTAATCAAAGCTGGATTCAAACTTATAGTTCATGACAA AAACTCTGATGTTCTTGAGATGTTCTCTCAGATGGGAGTTCCTACAAAGAAAACGCCATATGAAGTTTCTGAAGCAAGTGATGTTGTAATTACAATGTTACCTTCTTCGGCTCAT GTGATTGATGTTTATACTGGACCAAATGGTTTGCTTCATGGTGGGAAACTCATAAGGCCTTGGTTATTGATAGATTCGTCCACAATCGATCCACAAACTTCAAGAAATCTGTCTGCTACAATATCTAACTATATTCTAAAAGAAAAGAAAG GTGATTGGGAAATGCCTGTCAAGTTGGATGCTCCTGTTTCTGGAAGCATAATTGCAGCAGAAGCTGGAACACTTACTTTCATG GTTGGTGGCTCTGAGGAAGCACTTCTCGCCGCAAAATCCTTATTCCTTTCAATGGGTAAAAGTACAATATATTGTGGAGGAGCAGGCAGTGGTTCT GCTGCAAAAATCTGTAACAATTTGGCTTTGGCTGTGAGCATGCTGGGAATATCAGAAGCCCTTGCTCTAGGCCAGTCTCTAGGTGTTTCTGCTAGCTCCTTGACAGAGATATTTAACTGCTCCAGCGCTCGCTGTTGGAGTAG TGATACTTACAATCCAGTTCCTGGACTGATGGAAGGAGTGCCCTCTTCAAGAGATTATAATGGAGGATTTGCATCTAAGCTTATG GCCAAAGACTTGAACCTAGCCGTGGAGTCAGCTAAGCTGGCTGGATGTAAATACCCTCTAACATCTCAAGCTCAAGAGAT ATATACAGAGCTCTGCAATGGAGGACATGACACAAAAGACTTTTCATGTGCATTTCGTCATTATTACTCAGGAATGGACGAACCTCTTGACAACTAA
- the LOC127075280 gene encoding endoribonuclease Dicer homolog 2: protein MNHKTEKEAVLAKCCLKDDLKIDYLLLPSITIEQTPVVDWLTINSVHPSMIECAHHKANIHTEKGLVCSCILRNALICTPHNGRTYITTDIMELNGNSPLEVRDGEVTSYKKYFKQKHGIQLRFEHQRLLKARHVFPVKNYCHGYRQAKDRDVSKTFVEIPPELCYIIMSPIPVSVLYSFAFIPSIMHRIEGLLVAFNFKKMHLDHCPQNGIETFKVLEAMTTKTCKETFHYESLETLGDSFLKYAVSQQLFYTYQNHHEGLLSVKREKIISNASLCKLGCGFRLPGFIRNEAFDPKTWIIPGAQSKKFTIEEINYKGRKIYTRGNRKLKRKIVADVVEALIGAFLSTGGETAALLFMDWVGIKVNFNIAPYERQLNACPDNIVNVRFLESLLKYSFRDRSLLAEAMTHGSYMLPDVPRCYQRLEYLGDSVLDYLITMHLYKEYPGMSPGQLTDMRSASVNNDCYAMSAIKVQLHKHVLHASQELHKHIVATLDKFDQSSSTFGWESEASFPKVLGDIIESLAGAILVDSGYNKEVVWRSIRPLLEPLVTPNTLTIHPIRELTELCQKMNYTMEKTLSRNDGVNSCKIEVIADGLVHQYEYIGSADKKTATRLACKGVLNSLKET, encoded by the exons ATGAATCATAAAACGGAAAAGGAAGCCGTTTTAGCGAAATGCTGTTTGAAAGATGATCTTAAGATTGATTATCTTCTGTTGCCATCTATTACTATAGAGCAAACACCAGTTGTTGACTGGTTAACTATTAATTCTGTTCATCCATCTATGATTGAGTGTGCGCATCATAAAGCCAATATACATACCGAAAAGGGTTTAGTTTGCAGTTGTATATTGCGAAATGCTTTGATTTGTACTCCGCATAATGGCCGAACTTACATCACCACCGATATAATGGAATTGAACGGTAATTCTCCTCTAGAAGTAAGGGATGGTGAAGTTACCTCATATAAAAAGTACTTTAAACAGAA GCATGGAATTCAATTGCGTTTTGAACATCAACGCCTACTTAAGGCTAGACATGTTTTTCCGGTAAAGAATTATTGTCATGGATATAGACAAGCTAAGGACAGAG ATGTGAGCAAGACATTTGTTGAAATACCTCCTGAACTCTGCTATATAATCATGTCACCGATACCAGTTAGCGTGCTTTATTCATTTGCATTTATTCCATCAATCATGCATAGAATTGAGGGATTGCTTGTAGCTTTTAACTTCAAAAAGATGCATTTGGATCATTGCCCTCAGAACGGGATTGAAACATTTAAG GTCTTGGAAGCCATGACCACAAAGACATGTAAGGAGACGTTTCATTATGAGTCTCTAGAGACTCTTGGAGATTCCTTTTTAAAATATGCTGTTAGCCAACAGCTATTTTATACTTATCAAAATCACCATGAGGGTCTCCTCAGTGTGAAGAGGGAGAAGATAATTTCTAATGCTTCCCTCTGTAAGTTAGGTTGCGGTTTTAGACTTCCG GGCTTCATACGGAATGAGGCTTTTGATCCTAAGACATGGATCATTCCTGGAGCTCAATCAAAAAAATTTACAATAGAAGAGATAAATTACAAGGGGAGGAAAATTTATACTCGCGGAAATAGAAAGTTGAAACGGAAAattgttgctgatgttgttgaAGCACTAATTGGTGCATTTCTTAGCACTGGTGGTGAGACGGCTGCATTGTTGTTTATGGATTGGGTTGGCATCAAAGTGAATTTTAACATTGCACCCTATGAGCGACAATTGAATGCTTGTCCCGACAATATAGTTAATGTAAGGTTTCTAGAATCCCTACTGAAGTACTCATTTAGGGACCGTTCTCTGTTAGCAGAAGCAATGACGCATGGTTCTTACATGCTGCCTGACGTGCCTAGATGCTATCAG CGACTTGAATATCTAGGAGACTCGGTGTTGGATTATTTAATAACTATGCATTTGTATAAAGAATATCCTGGCATGTCACCTGGGCAGTTAACTGACATGAGGTCAGCCTCGGTCAATAATGACTGTTATGCAATGTCTGCCATAAAGGTTCAATTGCATAAACATGTACTCCATGCCTCTCAGGAGTTACATAAACATATTGTAGCCACGCTTGATAAATTTGACCAGTCTTCATCAACTTTTGGATGGGAGTCCGAGGCATCATTCCCCAAG GTACTTGGAGACATCATAGAGTCTCTAGCTGGTGCTATACTTGTCGATTCGGGATACAACAAGGAGGTTGTGTGGCGAAGTATAAGGCCTCTTTTGGAACCTCTTGTGACACCAAATACATTAACAATTCATCCCATCAGAGAATTAACTGAACTCTGTCAGAAAATGAATTATACCATGGAGAAGACCTTGTCCCGGAACGACGGCGTTAATAGTTGTAAAATCGAAGTAATAGCTGACGGGTTAGTTCACCAGTATGAGTACATAGGCTCTGCTGACAAGAAAACAGCCACAAGGCTAGCCTGCAAAGGTGTTTTGAATTCCTTGAAGGAAACTTAA